Proteins from one Nicotiana tabacum cultivar K326 chromosome 23, ASM71507v2, whole genome shotgun sequence genomic window:
- the LOC107785918 gene encoding uncharacterized protein LOC107785918: protein MALPALESQTLPGRLPLKRLPLKRLTPTEIQGRREKGLCYYCDEKYSASHKCKNLPQLLLLTEEHDTTIQLPELQLSDEALAEELQCLEVQEHSSISFHALNTLWFVGHVKGSPIQVLVDGGSTDNFIQTRIATFLQLTIEPIPSFYVMVGSGQRLRYDAIVRQIPLTIQGCELVLDFYVLALHDADFVLRVSWLATLGPVLTDYAMHVLEFSHNGSTMRCQDKPPTMLQPVQLHSLHHLASTNTISSYFRLELVQEEQVVSESVLTEFPPTDLQDLLTSFVDIFQKPQGLPSESSRSSYSSYSKFCSGEGSSLSLSPFSKD from the coding sequence ATGGCTCTTCCAGCCTTGGAATCACAAACGTTGCCTGGCCGTCTACCCCTCAAACGTCTACCCCTCAAACGTCTCACTCCTACCGAAATTCAAGGTCGTCGGGAGAAAGGACTCTGTTATTATTGTGATGAGAAGTACTCTGCTTCTCATAAGTGTAAAAATCTTCCCCAACTCCTTTTGTTAACTGAAGAGCATGACACTACCATTCAGTTACCGGAGTTGCAACTTTCTGACGAAGCTCTAGCAGAAGAACTTCAATGCCTTGAGGTGCAAGAGCACTCTTCTATTTCCTTCCATGCTCTGAATACTCTTTGGTTTGTCGGCCATGTGAAAGGTTCTCCAATTCAGGTCCTCGTCGATGGCGGTAGTACAGACAATTTCATTCAAACTAGGATCGCGACTTTCCTTCAATTGACCATTGAACCGATTCCGAGTTTTTATGTCATGGTGGGTAGTGGACAGCGCTTACGCTATGATGCGATTGTTCGGCAAATCCCCCTCACTATCCAAGGCTGTGAGCTCGTTTTGGATTTCTATGTGTTGGCCCTACATGATGCTGATTTTGTTCTGCGGGTGTCATGGTTGGCCACATTGGGCCCGGTTCTCACTGATTATGCCATGCACGTCCTTGAGTTCTCTCACAATGGCAGCACTATGAGATGTCAAGATAAACCACCAACTATGCTCCAACCGGTGCAATTGCACAGTTTGCACCATTTAGCTTCAACAAATACTATCTCTTCATATTTTCGGTTGGAACTAGTTCAAGAAGAACAAGTGGTTTCTGAGTCTGTGCTTACGGAGTTTCCACCTACCGATCTTCAGGACTTACTCActtcttttgttgatatttttcagaaaccccaAGGCCTTCCCAGTGAGTCCTCAAGATCATCGTATTCCTCTTATTCCAAGTTCTGCTCCGGTGAAGGTTCGTCCTTATCGCTATCCCCATTTTCAAAAGACTGA